The following are encoded together in the Parabacteroides chongii genome:
- a CDS encoding Crp/Fnr family transcriptional regulator gives METDAHLTKLLADLPESLARDEVFVSELNNITKVVAVDKGDYLLRTGEICQDAYFINKGLFINLYVSEKGDECVTGFSSDYLYPFLSAIGYFTQAPSEFEIKALESGELLRLSRAHIEDLSLRYPLFASYYQNAMLTIISKLYSMFAIRQSCTAEEFIKYLYNHYMWIMQRVPDKYIAQYMGISNAWYCKLKKRIFN, from the coding sequence ATGGAGACAGATGCTCATTTGACAAAGCTTTTAGCGGATCTTCCGGAATCTTTGGCCCGTGACGAAGTTTTTGTGAGTGAGCTTAACAACATCACCAAAGTGGTCGCTGTCGACAAAGGTGACTATCTGCTCCGCACCGGCGAAATATGCCAGGATGCCTATTTTATAAATAAAGGACTATTCATTAATTTATATGTAAGCGAAAAAGGGGATGAATGCGTAACCGGTTTTTCTTCCGATTACTTATATCCTTTCCTGTCCGCTATCGGATATTTTACCCAGGCACCTTCCGAGTTCGAGATCAAGGCGCTGGAATCCGGAGAACTGCTCCGGCTATCACGTGCTCATATCGAGGACCTTTCCCTACGCTATCCGTTATTTGCGTCGTATTACCAGAATGCGATGCTGACCATTATATCGAAGTTGTATTCCATGTTTGCTATCCGCCAGTCCTGTACCGCCGAAGAATTTATCAAATATCTTTACAATCACTACATGTGGATCATGCAGCGTGTTCCCGACAAATATATTGCCCAATATATGGGAATCAGCAATGCGTGGTATTGCAAGCTGAAAAAGCGCATCTTTAATTGA
- a CDS encoding TolC family protein, producing MKRIIVLVGLLVWSGYANSQQTLTLEECRNLAIQNNKELQMSGEKVKAANEEKKAAFTKYFPQLSAMGGYMWNQKDINLLDMDALSAKLGSALGPIAQLPVFGQLMGGVDEMQHLDVQNIWVGGVSLVQPVFMGGKIVSYNQITKYARELAESMNDLQLQEVIYKTDETYWQVISLVNKKKLADAYVGLLRKMDSDVTAMIAEGVATQADGLSVKVKLNEAEMAQTKVDNGLALSRMLLAQICGLPLDEPLALADENIENFPVHANDAVANVNEAFTNRDELKSLELATKIYQKKERIVLADMLPNVALSANYLVTNPNAFNGFKNEFAGMFNVGVMVKVPLSGWWEGSYKRNAARAETRIQMLQLMEAREKVELQVNQSVYKVNEANKKLTASSRNMENAEENLRHANLGFEEGVIPALNLMEAQTAWVSARSSLIDAQIEVKLTEVYLSKAMGKLSVDKQK from the coding sequence ATGAAACGGATTATCGTATTAGTAGGATTGTTGGTTTGGTCTGGTTATGCCAATTCCCAACAAACGCTGACATTGGAAGAATGTCGAAACTTAGCTATTCAGAATAATAAAGAATTGCAAATGTCCGGTGAAAAAGTGAAGGCGGCTAATGAAGAAAAAAAGGCGGCTTTTACTAAATATTTCCCGCAACTTTCCGCGATGGGAGGCTATATGTGGAATCAGAAAGATATCAATCTGCTGGACATGGACGCTTTGAGTGCCAAACTGGGTTCTGCCCTGGGACCTATTGCGCAGCTTCCTGTTTTCGGTCAACTGATGGGAGGAGTGGACGAGATGCAGCATCTGGATGTACAGAATATCTGGGTAGGAGGTGTTTCGCTGGTTCAGCCTGTCTTCATGGGAGGAAAGATAGTTTCCTATAATCAAATCACCAAATATGCCCGCGAGCTGGCTGAGTCGATGAACGACCTTCAGCTACAGGAAGTCATTTATAAAACCGATGAAACATACTGGCAGGTGATCTCTTTGGTCAACAAAAAGAAGCTGGCGGATGCCTATGTCGGATTGCTCCGTAAAATGGACAGCGATGTGACGGCCATGATTGCAGAAGGCGTTGCTACGCAGGCAGATGGACTCTCGGTGAAAGTGAAGCTGAATGAAGCGGAAATGGCACAGACGAAGGTGGACAATGGTCTGGCTTTATCGCGTATGTTGCTGGCGCAGATTTGCGGATTGCCCCTCGATGAACCTCTGGCACTGGCAGATGAAAACATAGAGAATTTCCCTGTACATGCGAATGATGCCGTTGCGAATGTCAATGAAGCTTTTACAAACCGCGATGAACTGAAAAGCCTGGAACTGGCAACAAAGATCTATCAGAAAAAAGAACGTATTGTTTTAGCGGATATGTTACCGAATGTCGCCCTGTCGGCAAACTATCTGGTAACGAATCCGAATGCATTCAATGGCTTTAAGAATGAATTTGCCGGAATGTTCAATGTGGGCGTAATGGTAAAAGTGCCTTTATCCGGTTGGTGGGAAGGTAGTTATAAACGGAATGCCGCCCGTGCCGAGACACGTATCCAGATGCTGCAACTGATGGAAGCACGTGAAAAAGTTGAATTGCAGGTGAACCAGTCTGTTTATAAAGTGAATGAAGCCAATAAGAAACTGACCGCTTCTTCCCGTAATATGGAGAATGCGGAAGAAAACCTTCGTCATGCTAATCTGGGTTTTGAAGAAGGTGTTATTCCGGCACTGAACCTGATGGAGGCGCAGACTGCCTGGGTTTCGGCTCGCTCCAGCCTGATCGATGCCCAGATAGAGGTGAAATTAACAGAAGTCTACCTGTCGAAGGCTATGGGTAAACTCTCGGTAGACAAACAGAAGTAA
- a CDS encoding ABC transporter permease, with the protein MTLKQSLHSIWNVAKREMQRLTSKPIYFFCMLIAPVLCVVFFLSLMQEGLPTNLPIAVVDMDGSATSRNLIRQLDAFEQTEVVYKTATFDDARREMQKGNVYGIFYIPKDFAVEATTGKQPTLSFYTNGTYLIAASLLFRDMKTMSVLAGASVGLQTGLAKGYTTDQIMGQLQPVVVDTHALGNPWLNYSVYLNNTILPGMLQLMIFLVTVFSIGTELKYSTARQWLQTGGNSFTISLLGKLLPQTVIFTVIALLCSSALYGFNAFPLNSGWMPMIAALFLLVIASQAVGVFMIGALPTLRLGLSFASLFGMIAFSIVGFSFPVLGMDPTLQALSTLFPLRHYFLIYVDQALNGRDLFYSWTEYLWLTGFLILPFLIGKHLKNALLYFKYIP; encoded by the coding sequence ATGACCTTGAAGCAGAGTTTACATAGTATCTGGAATGTGGCGAAGCGGGAGATGCAGCGGCTGACATCGAAGCCGATCTATTTCTTCTGTATGCTGATCGCTCCGGTTCTTTGTGTCGTCTTCTTCCTGTCACTGATGCAGGAGGGGTTGCCGACCAATTTACCGATCGCCGTGGTCGACATGGATGGCTCTGCTACTTCCCGCAACCTGATCCGGCAGCTGGATGCTTTTGAGCAGACTGAAGTGGTCTATAAGACTGCCACGTTCGACGATGCACGCCGGGAAATGCAAAAAGGAAATGTGTATGGTATTTTCTATATACCGAAAGATTTTGCCGTGGAAGCAACTACGGGTAAACAGCCTACCTTGTCCTTTTATACGAACGGGACATATCTGATCGCAGCGTCCTTGCTTTTCAGGGATATGAAGACCATGTCTGTTCTGGCGGGTGCTTCAGTCGGTTTGCAGACCGGACTGGCGAAAGGATATACGACTGACCAGATCATGGGACAGCTTCAGCCGGTAGTAGTTGATACGCATGCACTCGGTAATCCCTGGCTGAACTATTCCGTTTATCTGAATAATACGATTTTGCCGGGGATGCTTCAGTTGATGATCTTTCTGGTGACGGTTTTCAGTATCGGAACGGAACTGAAATACTCGACTGCCCGCCAGTGGCTGCAGACCGGAGGCAACTCGTTTACAATAAGCCTGTTGGGGAAACTTCTGCCGCAGACAGTTATCTTCACGGTAATAGCGCTGTTGTGTAGTTCTGCCTTATACGGCTTCAATGCCTTTCCGTTGAATAGCGGATGGATGCCGATGATCGCAGCTTTGTTCCTGCTGGTTATTGCTTCGCAGGCGGTAGGCGTATTTATGATCGGAGCATTACCTACTTTACGTCTGGGTCTGAGTTTTGCCAGTTTGTTCGGGATGATTGCCTTTTCTATTGTCGGTTTTTCTTTCCCGGTTTTGGGAATGGATCCGACCTTGCAGGCATTAAGTACCCTGTTCCCCCTGCGTCATTATTTCCTGATCTATGTGGATCAGGCATTGAATGGGAGAGATTTGTTTTATTCATGGACGGAGTATCTGTGGTTGACGGGCTTTCTGATCTTGCCGTTCCTGATCGGGAAACATCTCAAGAATGCATTGCTGTACTTTAAGTATATTCCGTAA
- a CDS encoding 16S rRNA (uracil(1498)-N(3))-methyltransferase yields MQIFYTPDIAVNPELPEEEAGHCIRVLRLTEGDEILLTDGKGFFYKAAISRAHHKHCEVSILESWEQPALWNFQLHIAVAPTKNMDRMEWFMEKATEIGINAITCLNCRFSERREIKPARLEKILVSAMKQSQKATLPELTGMIDFKSFVKQPFEGRKFIAHCEETEKKLLKHLYHPGENALVLIGPEGDFSPEEIELALQQGFEPISLGESRLRTETAALVACHTIHVLNQ; encoded by the coding sequence ATGCAGATATTTTATACACCTGACATTGCGGTGAATCCGGAATTGCCGGAAGAGGAGGCGGGTCATTGTATCCGTGTGCTTCGTCTGACTGAAGGAGACGAGATTTTGTTGACAGACGGAAAAGGTTTTTTTTATAAAGCGGCTATCAGCCGTGCCCATCATAAACATTGCGAGGTTTCTATCCTGGAAAGCTGGGAACAACCGGCATTATGGAATTTCCAGCTTCATATTGCTGTTGCACCTACCAAAAATATGGATCGGATGGAATGGTTTATGGAGAAGGCTACTGAGATCGGGATTAATGCAATCACTTGTCTGAACTGCCGTTTTTCGGAGCGACGCGAAATTAAACCAGCCCGTTTGGAGAAAATATTGGTCAGTGCGATGAAGCAGTCACAAAAAGCGACCTTACCGGAATTGACTGGTATGATTGATTTTAAGAGCTTTGTAAAACAACCATTTGAAGGTCGTAAATTTATAGCCCATTGTGAAGAAACTGAAAAGAAATTGCTGAAACATCTTTATCATCCGGGAGAGAATGCTTTGGTTTTGATTGGGCCGGAAGGTGATTTCAGTCCTGAAGAGATTGAGTTGGCTTTGCAGCAGGGATTTGAACCGATTTCATTGGGGGAAAGCCGCCTGCGGACGGAAACTGCCGCGTTGGTGGCTTGCCATACGATACATGTCCTGAATCAATAG
- a CDS encoding HlyD family secretion protein, producing the protein MNENKKFSISNMMLAFITVLVVIGLVALTGFFLLTPPDDIIMGQAEANQVRISGKVPGRIESYRFDEGDKVKAGDTLVYLNTPEVLAKLQQAEAAQKAAEAQSAKAIKGARAQEIAGAYEMWQKAQAGLEIAKKSYTRVQNLYEKGVMSAQKRDEAEANYKAMVATEKAAKSQYDMAMDGARSEDKAAAAALVQQAGGAVAEVESYLKESALVSPIDGEVSERFPQVGELVGTGAPIMNITDLNDMWISFSVREDLLKDIKIGSELNAFIPALDNKPVKLKVYYLKDMGSYAAWKATKTTGQFDSKTFEVRARPQEKIADLRPGMSVVMKKKGNEIL; encoded by the coding sequence ATGAACGAGAATAAAAAGTTTTCGATCAGCAACATGATGTTGGCATTTATCACGGTATTGGTCGTGATCGGATTAGTCGCATTGACCGGTTTCTTTTTGCTTACTCCTCCCGATGATATTATTATGGGGCAGGCAGAAGCCAACCAGGTTCGTATTTCCGGAAAAGTTCCCGGACGAATCGAATCGTATCGTTTTGATGAAGGAGATAAAGTGAAAGCCGGCGACACACTGGTCTATCTGAATACGCCGGAAGTGCTGGCGAAACTGCAGCAGGCGGAAGCCGCTCAGAAAGCCGCTGAAGCACAGAGTGCGAAAGCGATCAAAGGTGCCCGTGCGCAGGAAATAGCCGGTGCTTACGAAATGTGGCAGAAAGCACAGGCGGGGCTTGAAATAGCGAAGAAATCGTATACCCGTGTTCAGAACCTTTACGAGAAAGGAGTCATGTCCGCTCAGAAAAGGGATGAAGCCGAAGCGAATTATAAAGCGATGGTAGCTACGGAGAAAGCAGCTAAGTCACAGTACGATATGGCGATGGACGGTGCCCGTTCGGAAGACAAAGCGGCAGCGGCAGCCCTGGTTCAGCAGGCCGGAGGCGCGGTAGCGGAAGTGGAATCTTATCTGAAAGAGTCGGCTTTGGTTTCACCGATCGACGGCGAAGTATCCGAACGTTTCCCGCAGGTGGGAGAGTTGGTCGGAACCGGTGCACCGATCATGAATATTACCGACCTGAACGATATGTGGATATCATTCAGCGTGCGTGAAGATCTGTTGAAAGACATCAAGATCGGATCGGAACTGAATGCTTTCATACCTGCACTCGACAATAAGCCTGTGAAACTGAAGGTATATTATCTGAAAGACATGGGATCGTATGCCGCCTGGAAAGCGACGAAGACAACCGGACAGTTCGATTCCAAGACTTTCGAGGTACGTGCCCGTCCGCAGGAGAAAATAGCTGACCTGCGTCCCGGAATGTCTGTTGTAATGAAGAAAAAAGGAAACGAAATATTATGA
- the guaA gene encoding glutamine-hydrolyzing GMP synthase — protein sequence MKQDMIVILDLGSHENTVLARAIRALGVYSEIYPHDITVGELKALPNVKGIIINGGPNHVIDGVAIDVDPAIYSMGIPVMAAGHDKALCEVKLGEFTDDIEAIKKAVKPFVFDTCKAEANWNMTNFVNDQIELVRRQVGDKKVLLALSGGVDSSVVAALLLKAIGDKLVCVHVNHGLMRKGESEDVVEVFKNKLNANLIYKDVTDRFLDKLAGVADPEEKRKIIGGEFIRVFEEEARKLDGIDYLAQGTIYPDIVESGTKTAKMVKSHHNVGGLPEDLQFELVEPLRQLFKDEVRACGLELGLPYEMVYRQPFPGPGLGVRCLGAITRDRLEAVRESDAILREEFQKAGLDKKVWQYFTVVPDFKSVGVRDNARSFDWPVIIRAVNTVDAMTATIEPVDWPILMKITDRILKEVKNVNRVCYDMSPKPNATIEWE from the coding sequence ATGAAACAAGATATGATCGTTATTTTAGACCTGGGAAGTCATGAAAATACGGTATTGGCAAGAGCTATCCGTGCATTGGGAGTTTACAGTGAAATTTATCCTCACGACATCACTGTCGGAGAATTGAAAGCTCTCCCGAACGTAAAAGGTATCATCATCAACGGTGGTCCTAACCATGTAATCGACGGTGTTGCCATCGATGTGGATCCGGCTATTTATTCCATGGGAATTCCCGTTATGGCTGCCGGTCACGACAAAGCATTATGCGAAGTTAAACTGGGTGAATTTACCGACGATATAGAAGCTATCAAGAAAGCTGTCAAACCGTTTGTTTTCGATACTTGCAAAGCGGAAGCCAACTGGAACATGACAAACTTTGTCAATGACCAGATTGAACTGGTAAGACGCCAGGTTGGCGATAAGAAAGTATTATTGGCCTTATCGGGCGGAGTCGACAGCTCGGTTGTTGCCGCACTGCTTCTGAAAGCGATCGGCGACAAGCTGGTTTGCGTACATGTAAACCATGGTTTGATGCGTAAAGGTGAATCGGAAGATGTCGTTGAAGTATTCAAAAACAAGTTGAATGCCAACTTGATATACAAAGATGTTACCGACCGTTTTCTCGATAAACTGGCAGGCGTTGCCGATCCGGAAGAAAAACGTAAGATCATCGGTGGAGAATTTATCCGCGTATTCGAAGAGGAAGCACGTAAACTGGACGGTATAGATTACCTGGCTCAGGGAACTATTTATCCGGATATCGTGGAAAGTGGAACGAAGACTGCGAAGATGGTAAAGTCTCACCACAACGTAGGCGGTCTGCCTGAAGATTTACAGTTCGAATTGGTTGAACCGCTGCGTCAGCTGTTCAAGGACGAAGTTCGTGCTTGCGGTCTGGAATTGGGCTTGCCGTACGAAATGGTTTACCGCCAGCCGTTCCCCGGTCCAGGTCTAGGTGTACGTTGTCTGGGTGCTATTACGCGCGACAGACTAGAAGCCGTTCGTGAATCGGATGCTATCCTGCGTGAAGAGTTCCAGAAGGCTGGTTTGGATAAGAAGGTATGGCAGTATTTCACAGTAGTGCCCGATTTCAAATCAGTTGGTGTACGTGATAATGCCCGTTCTTTCGACTGGCCTGTTATCATCCGTGCCGTCAATACGGTTGATGCCATGACAGCCACTATCGAACCGGTAGACTGGCCTATCTTGATGAAGATCACAGATCGTATCTTGAAAGAGGTAAAGAACGTAAACCGCGTTTGCTACGATATGTCTCCGAAACCCAATGCAACCATCGAGTGGGAATAA
- the guaA gene encoding glutamine-hydrolyzing GMP synthase, whose product MHEKLIILDFGSQTTQLIGRRVRELNMYCEIIPYNKFPHDATDVKGVILSGSPYSVYDENAFKADLSEIRGKYPVLGICYGAQFLAYTSGGNVEPANSREYGRANLSYINNDDPLLKGIDTGSQIWMSHGDTITVLPDNFKVIASTDDVKAAAYHVEGEQTWGVQFHPEVFHSTDGTKLLDNFLNICGCAKDWTPASFIESTVAELKEQLGDDKVILALSGGVDSSVTAVLLNKAIGKNLTCIFVDHGLLRKNEFENVMKDYEHLGLNVIGVNAKDKFYKALAGVTEPEQKRKIIGKGFIDVFDEEAHKLKDIKWLGQGTIYPDVIESLSITGTVIKSHHNVGGLPDTMKLKLVEPLRLLFKDEVRRVGIEMGMQPHLIKRHPFPGPGLGIRILGDITPEKVRILQDADDIYMSLMREWGLYDKIWQAGVILLPIQSVGVMGDERTYENTVALRAVTSTDAMTADWAQLPYEFLAKVSNEIINKVKGVNRVVYDISSKPPATIEWE is encoded by the coding sequence ATGCACGAGAAACTTATTATTCTTGATTTCGGCTCGCAAACAACGCAATTGATTGGCCGCAGGGTCAGAGAATTAAACATGTATTGCGAGATCATTCCCTACAACAAATTTCCCCATGATGCAACAGATGTGAAAGGTGTGATCCTTTCAGGAAGTCCTTACTCCGTTTACGACGAAAATGCTTTCAAGGCCGACTTGAGTGAAATTCGTGGCAAGTATCCGGTTTTAGGAATCTGTTACGGGGCTCAGTTTCTGGCTTATACATCCGGAGGCAATGTAGAACCGGCCAACTCACGCGAGTATGGACGTGCGAATCTATCGTATATCAACAATGATGATCCTCTGCTGAAAGGCATCGATACAGGTTCACAGATATGGATGTCACATGGAGATACAATCACCGTATTGCCTGACAACTTTAAGGTTATCGCCAGCACGGACGACGTGAAGGCTGCCGCTTATCATGTGGAAGGCGAACAGACCTGGGGCGTACAATTCCATCCGGAAGTGTTCCACTCTACAGACGGAACCAAATTGCTGGATAATTTCCTGAATATCTGCGGATGCGCCAAAGACTGGACACCGGCTTCTTTCATCGAATCGACAGTAGCCGAACTGAAAGAACAGCTGGGCGACGACAAAGTGATCCTCGCCTTATCGGGCGGTGTGGACTCTTCCGTTACAGCGGTATTGCTGAACAAGGCAATCGGCAAAAACCTGACTTGCATCTTCGTCGATCACGGCTTGTTACGCAAGAATGAGTTCGAAAACGTAATGAAAGATTACGAACACCTGGGCTTGAATGTTATCGGGGTGAATGCCAAAGATAAATTCTATAAAGCATTGGCCGGAGTGACCGAGCCGGAGCAGAAACGTAAGATTATCGGTAAAGGCTTTATCGATGTATTCGACGAAGAAGCTCATAAGCTGAAAGATATCAAATGGTTGGGACAAGGTACGATCTATCCGGACGTAATCGAGTCTTTATCCATTACAGGGACTGTGATCAAGAGCCATCATAATGTGGGCGGTCTGCCTGACACGATGAAACTGAAGTTGGTAGAACCGCTTCGCCTGCTTTTCAAAGACGAAGTTCGCCGTGTCGGTATCGAGATGGGTATGCAGCCGCACCTGATCAAACGCCATCCGTTCCCCGGTCCTGGTCTAGGTATCCGTATCTTAGGTGATATTACTCCTGAAAAAGTACGTATCCTCCAGGATGCCGACGATATTTATATGTCACTGATGCGCGAATGGGGGCTTTACGACAAAATCTGGCAGGCCGGAGTAATCCTGCTTCCGATCCAGTCGGTCGGAGTAATGGGCGACGAACGCACCTATGAAAATACGGTCGCTTTACGTGCCGTAACATCTACCGATGCCATGACAGCCGACTGGGCACAATTGCCTTACGAATTTCTGGCAAAAGTATCCAACGAAATTATCAATAAGGTAAAAGGTGTGAACCGCGTTGTGTACGACATCAGTTCCAAACCGCCTGCAACAATTGAGTGGGAATAA
- a CDS encoding ABC transporter permease: MKREHRLRYIIKEGIQDTFFIWKDELKNVFKDSGVMIFFFLVPFVYPLLYAFIYNNEVVHNAKMVVVDQSDSYLSREYIRKVDATADVKVVAVCADMEEAKRMLDEKKAYGILYFPGEFSKDIHKGKQATVSLYCDMSALLFYKAFLLATTEVSFEIGKELRAQNNPSSTIEQEKITINPIPYESVALFNSQNGFASFLVPAILILVIQQTLILGIGMLGGTAREKNRFHSLVPVSRHFNGTLRIVFGKSLTYLLLYVVVCIWALGVVPKLFSLPQVGEPWTVMLFVLPYLFASIFLSMTLSGFMTSRESPMLVFVFTSVILLFISGVSWPKEAIPPFWKAVGYLFPSTPGIQGFIRINTAGATLNEVAHEYRTLWIQAGVYFITACMIYRYQILRSRKLIIKQYRYMKMQRMLHGSQK; this comes from the coding sequence ATGAAAAGAGAACATCGTTTACGATATATAATCAAAGAAGGCATTCAGGATACCTTTTTTATTTGGAAAGACGAGTTGAAGAATGTCTTCAAAGACTCGGGAGTCATGATCTTTTTCTTCCTGGTCCCGTTCGTCTATCCGCTTTTGTATGCTTTTATCTATAACAACGAAGTTGTGCACAATGCCAAAATGGTCGTTGTGGACCAGTCGGATTCATATCTGAGCCGAGAATATATCCGTAAGGTAGATGCGACAGCCGACGTGAAGGTGGTCGCTGTATGTGCGGATATGGAGGAGGCAAAACGGATGCTGGATGAGAAAAAAGCATACGGGATATTGTATTTTCCCGGTGAGTTCAGTAAAGACATACATAAAGGAAAGCAAGCGACTGTTTCGCTTTATTGCGACATGAGTGCGTTGCTGTTTTATAAGGCTTTCCTGTTGGCAACAACCGAAGTTTCGTTTGAAATAGGCAAGGAACTCCGGGCACAGAATAACCCGTCGTCGACGATAGAGCAGGAGAAGATTACGATTAATCCTATTCCGTATGAATCGGTAGCCCTGTTCAATTCGCAAAATGGCTTTGCCAGCTTTCTTGTCCCGGCTATCCTGATTTTGGTTATCCAGCAAACACTGATCCTGGGGATCGGTATGTTGGGAGGAACTGCACGCGAGAAAAACCGTTTTCACAGCCTGGTACCGGTCAGCCGTCATTTTAACGGGACGTTGCGTATCGTATTCGGTAAATCGCTTACTTATCTGTTGCTATACGTAGTCGTTTGTATCTGGGCTTTAGGGGTGGTGCCGAAGTTATTCTCATTGCCGCAGGTGGGTGAGCCGTGGACGGTCATGCTGTTTGTCTTGCCTTATCTGTTCGCCTCCATCTTTTTGTCGATGACGTTATCCGGGTTTATGACCAGCCGTGAGTCGCCGATGCTTGTTTTTGTTTTTACCTCGGTGATCCTGTTGTTTATCTCGGGTGTTTCCTGGCCCAAGGAAGCGATTCCTCCGTTCTGGAAGGCAGTAGGCTATCTTTTCCCTTCAACTCCGGGTATACAAGGATTTATCCGTATTAATACGGCAGGAGCCACTTTGAATGAAGTCGCTCACGAATATCGTACGCTGTGGATACAGGCAGGCGTTTATTTTATTACCGCATGCATGATTTACAGATATCAGATTCTGCGTAGCCGGAAACTGATCATAAAACAATATCGGTATATGAAGATGCAACGAATGCTGCATGGTAGTCAAAAGTAG
- a CDS encoding sugar O-acetyltransferase, giving the protein MTEKEKCRLGLLYDANYDTEILADRERAKELLYDYNRLRPSQQGERMQLLKQLLGKTGNNLIIEPPFACDYGYNIEVGENFYANVNLVILDGAKVSIGDNAFIAPNVGIYTAGHPLDVEQRNRGLEYALPVTIGHNVWIGAGVSILPGVMIGDNTVVGAGSVVTKDIPSNVLAVGNPCRVIKQLSLCH; this is encoded by the coding sequence ATGACAGAAAAGGAAAAATGCCGTCTAGGCTTATTGTATGATGCCAATTATGACACAGAGATATTGGCAGATCGTGAAAGAGCAAAAGAGTTGCTTTATGATTACAATCGTCTGCGTCCCTCACAGCAGGGAGAAAGGATGCAGCTGTTAAAACAGCTCCTGGGGAAGACTGGTAATAACTTGATCATCGAACCGCCTTTTGCCTGCGACTATGGTTATAACATCGAAGTAGGGGAAAACTTTTATGCCAATGTGAACCTGGTTATCCTGGACGGAGCCAAAGTCAGTATCGGTGATAATGCCTTTATCGCTCCGAATGTCGGTATCTACACAGCCGGCCATCCTCTGGATGTGGAACAGCGCAACCGTGGACTTGAATATGCCCTCCCTGTGACGATCGGTCATAATGTATGGATTGGTGCCGGCGTCTCCATCCTGCCCGGAGTGATGATTGGCGATAATACTGTTGTCGGTGCCGGAAGCGTGGTGACGAAAGATATTCCGTCGAATGTATTAGCGGTAGGCAATCCTTGCCGGGTGATAAAACAATTGTCACTCTGTCACTAA